In Sceloporus undulatus isolate JIND9_A2432 ecotype Alabama chromosome 7, SceUnd_v1.1, whole genome shotgun sequence, one DNA window encodes the following:
- the LOC121936380 gene encoding solute carrier family 2, facilitated glucose transporter member 5-like, which yields MQDFYNETYMERNGKYMDEDLMTLLWSLTVSFFPLGGFFGSLLVGPMVNKFGRKGTLLINNIFSIIPAILMGSARVAKTFEVIIACRIIIGICAGLSSNVVPMYLGEMSPKNLRGASGVVPQLFITIGILVAQILGMRMILGNFEGWPILLGLTGVPAALQLVLLPFFPESPRYLLIQKGDEAGARKEPTFSKLNP from the exons ATGCAGGATTTTTACAATGAAACCTACATGGAAAGGAATGGGAAATACATGGACGAAGACTTAATGACCCTCCTCTGGTCTCTCACGGTGTCGTTCTTCCCACTCGGCGgcttcttcgggtcacttttggTGGGACCCATGGTGAACAAGTTTGGCAG gAAAGGCACCTTACTGATCAACAATATCTTCTCCATCATTCCTGCCATCCTCATGGGAAGTGCCCGGGTGGCAAAGACCTTTGAGGTGATCATTGCTTGCCGCATCATCATTGGTATATGCGCCG GCCTCTCTTCCAATGTTGTTCCCATGTATCTTGGAGAGATGTCTCCTAAAAATCTAAGGGGAGCCTCAGGAGTGGTTCCCCAGCTCTTCATCACCATCGGGATCCTGGTCGCCCAGATTTTGGGTATGCGGATGATCCTGGGAAACTTCGAAG GCTGGCCAATACTGTTGGGTCTCACTGGGGTGCCAGCCGCACTGCAACTTGTCCTGCTCCCATTTTTCCCGGAGAGTCCCCGATATCTGCTGATCCAGAAAGGAGACGAAGCCGGTGCCAGGAAAG aGCCTACGTTCTCCAAACTAAACCCTTGA